A single window of Eucalyptus grandis isolate ANBG69807.140 chromosome 1, ASM1654582v1, whole genome shotgun sequence DNA harbors:
- the LOC104432442 gene encoding uncharacterized protein LOC104432442: MKMNKWLQQPQDAKQAKAVDEINAVLKRFGDEQSTLLDRFERISFEVQLNQAMLGRSLSDPSLAPAPRRAPSRADRSSAHGGTAAAAERRPSSFRRVFKNLFRPILGKKKSANNNVAAEAAAAAEEADARIPHFQYSKAFSRSLRV, from the coding sequence ATGAAGATGAACAAATGGTTGCAGCAGCCGCAGGACGCCAAGCAGGCCAAGGCGGTGGACGAGATCAACGCGGTCCTGAAGCGGTTCGGGGACGAGCAGAGCACCCTGCTGGACCGGTTCGAGCGGATCTCCTTCGAGGTCCAGCTGAACCAGGCCATGCTGGGGAGGAGCCTCTCCGACCCGAGCCTCGCCCCAGCCCCCCGCCGTGCACCATCGAGGGCGGACCGCAGTTCGGCCCACGGTGGCACGGCGGCAGCTGCCGAGCGACGCCCGTCGAGCTTCCGACGAGTGTTCAAGAACCTGTTCAGGCCCATTCTGGGTAAGAAGAAATCAGCGAACAACAATGTAGCGGCAGAAGCGGCGGCAGCGGCAGAGGAAGCGGACGCCAGGATTCCCCACTTCCAGTATTCCAAGGCTTTCAGCAGATCACTGAGGGTCTAA
- the LOC108958845 gene encoding uncharacterized protein LOC108958845 has protein sequence MSDWVAAFVIGLISHNQGNSYTHTTEVDGALQAFWASFLLLHLGGPDNITAFSLEDRSLWRRHLLSLTFQVTAVIYVFVQIFPNDKLMMIPTMLVFLAGVIKNAERLLALSLSSFPRIREWMLLSLRRLKNAKLPNNSSPNAWRELLGEEWLNELNGLGDGYSNGGEVKLAESIIVKHAYWFFQIFMFFLADLIFRKGECKMSREYFHKVSAADALRLISVELDFIYEMLHTKVLAIRSKMSYIFRFIAFTNIMVAFILFNRLKKHQLPKLDVVITYSLLFGGIAFDVIALFMLVFSDWTVAEIKWYNKGSSKLGTILHNMVFAMANLRKPQFTKCEAEPKATLEVRQSLEAMVRGSISMG, from the exons ATGTCTGATTGGGTAGCTGCATTTGTGATTGGGCTCATCTCTCACAACCAAGGCAATTCGTACACTCATACAACTGAAGTAGATGGAGCACTTCAGGCATTTTGGGCCTCATTTCTCTTATTACATCTTGGAGGTCCGGACAACATCACTGCCTTCTCTCTGGAAGATAGATCACTTTGGCGAAGACACCTGCTTAGTCTCACCTTCCAAGTTACTGCCGTGATCTATGTTTTTGTGCAAATATTTCCTAACGACAAGTTGATGATGATTCCGACGATGCTGGTGTTTCTTGCTGGAGTCATAAAAAATGCCGAGAGGCTATTAGCGCTTAGTCTCTCAAGCTTCCCGAGGATAAGGGAATGGATGCTCTTGAGCCTCCGTAGACTCAAAAATGCAAAGCTCCCAAACAATTCTTCTCCTAATGCATGGAGAGAATTGCTAGGAGAAGAATGGCTTAATGAACTCAATGGTTTAGGAGATGGATATTCTAATGGGGGAGAAGTAAAACTTGCCGAGAGCATCATAGTGAAGCATGCTTATTGGTTCTTTCAAATCTTTATGTTCTTCCTTGCCGATCTCATCTTTAGAAAAGGAGAATGCAAAATGAGCCGTGAATATTTCCACAAAGTTTCTGCGGCAGATGCCTTGAGGTTGATATCGGTGGAACTAGATTTCATTTATGAGATGCTTCACACAAAAGTTTTAGCAATACGTTCCAAAATGAGCTACATTTTCCGCTTCATAGCCTTCACTAATATCATGGTGGCTTTCATACTATTCAATCGCTTAAAGAAGCATCAGCTTCCCAAACTCGATGTGGTAATTACTTATTCCCTTCTTTTCGGAGGGATTGCTTTTGATGTAATAGCTTTGTTCATGCTCGTTTTCTCCGATTGGACTGTTGCAGAAATCAAGTGGTACAACAAAGGATCATCTAAACTAGGTACAATTCTCCACAATATGGTATTTGCTATGGCTAACCTAAGGAAGCCCCAATTCACCAAATGTGAAGCAGAGCCTAAGGCCACTTTGGAG GTGAGGCAATCACTGGAGGCTATGGTCCGTGGCTCCATATCTATGGGATGA